Sequence from the Ectothiorhodospira sp. BSL-9 genome:
CTTGACCACTTCGGCCTCGTCATCCAGGTACATCACGTGAATGTACAGCACCTTGCGGTCGCTGGAGACATCCAGGCTCAGGGTGCCCGGTGTCAAGGAGATCAGGTTGGCGACGATGGTGATCTCGCCATCGGTCCTGGCCTCCAGGGGAAAGGCGATCACGCCCGGCTTCATGTAGTACGTGGGGGTCAGCACATCATAGGCCACCTTCAGGTTGGAGAGGATCAACTCCCACAGGAAGAAGACGATGAATCGGATCGTCCTGGGCACCTTGGTGGCATAGTTGGCGAAGGCCGGAATCCCGCGCAGGGCATAGGCAAGCACCAGATAGCCCAGCGCCAGGCCAATGAAAAGGTTGGTGCCGGTGAAGCTGCCGGTGAACCCCATCCACAGCATGGCCAGCAGGATATTCCACGCCAGTGGTCCAATCATGACCGATCCCCCAATACCGCCTCAATGTAGATCTGCGGATCCAGCAATTGATGCGCCGCCTGCTCTGCAATCAGATAGATGGGCTGGGCGCCGAATCCAATGAACACCGTCATGGCGGCCATCACGGCGATGGTGCCGTACATGACGCCGGTCCCCTTGGGCCCGGGAGCCGGACGGTCCGCATACTCCTCGGGCTGCGCCTTCCAGAAGACTTCAGCCCAGATCTTGATCATGGAGTACAGCGTCAGCAGGCCCACCAGCAGCGCCACGAACACGATCCACCAGGATTCGGCCTCCACGCCGGCCCGGATGAGGATGAACTTGGCGAAAAATCCCGACAGCGGCGGGATACCCGCCAGCGACAGGGCCGGCACCAGGAACAGCAGACCCAGGATGGGATGGCTGC
This genomic interval carries:
- a CDS encoding Na+/H+ antiporter subunit E encodes the protein MIGPLAWNILLAMLWMGFTGSFTGTNLFIGLALGYLVLAYALRGIPAFANYATKVPRTIRFIVFFLWELILSNLKVAYDVLTPTYYMKPGVIAFPLEARTDGEITIVANLISLTPGTLSLDVSSDRKVLYIHVMYLDDEAEVVKSLRYLEHRALEVLR